In Daphnia magna isolate NIES linkage group LG7, ASM2063170v1.1, whole genome shotgun sequence, a single genomic region encodes these proteins:
- the LOC116926477 gene encoding uncharacterized protein LOC116926477, whose product MLGNDDSDEDFNFDLDEVVKLATQQNVKETVVSNHKAKELLHTSQLPKNDTGEDWGNDDDIFDEILEAENMGEVSHSSKTSQQDHAPSILREKLVHQCATRKVLDHTINSQESMYNPQEITTNVNVHEKPVHKIMEKGAAKFPGPAGLLSLTENKPKGKETKTNLQSMGNMDGLCCWDKALSLLRLKSSWESNKMNLQMVKKTIAPTAVYLTAPLLVVGVLRIEVAPIISHDVSCVLQDPTGEVKGRILQDVITDYGKLIRVGSILVLRRPSVLQMVPSCFVTVTKKCLIGIFSSQNNEITQLQKFAKEDLITWLTEPVVYGDPVMTGEEAKEAEETPLTLFTSAASAFAATSAIRPGATASTHKPYERPSTSSNYNRPRAPVNPTPRPVMNATPRPAIKPRLPISSTPRPSHNSIGQSSRPPTSNSNQFSYKSPSAIISTPRPAPYAPPTRSSPVPDATPTIPAQAKTCGNATDDHFLSQFLQGVDTDSLFDDF is encoded by the exons ATGCTGGGAAACGATGATAGCGACGAGGATTTTAACTTTGATTTAGATGAA GTTGTAAAATTAGCAACTCAACAGAATGTCAAAGAAACAGTTGTATCCAATCACAAGGCTAAAGAACTCCTTCACACAAGTCAGCTACCAAAAAATGATACTGGCGAAGATTGGGGGAATGATGATGACATATTTGATGAAATTTTGGAAGCAGAAAATATGGGAGAGGTTTCCCATTCTTCGAAGACCTCACAACAAGACCATGCTCCTTCAattttaagagaaaaattgGTTCATCAGTGTGCAACAAGAAAAGTCTTGGACCATACCATAAACTCCCAAGAAAGCATGTACAACCCTCAAGAAATTACAACAAATGTAAATGTTCATGAAAAACCAGTTCATAAAATCATGGAAAAGGGTGCAGCAAAATTCCCAGGTCCTGCCGGTCTTCTTAGTCTTACG GAAAATAaaccaaaaggaaaagagacaAAGACCAATCTTCAGAGCATGGGCAATATGGATGGCCTTTGTTGTTGGGATAAGGCATTGTCTCTATTGAGGTTGAAGAGCTCTTGGGAAAGTAATAAGATGAACTTACAAATGGTAAAAAAGACTATTGCTCCAACTGCAGTGTACCTGACTGCACCCTTACTGGTAGTGGGTGTTTTAAGGATCGAAGTGGCACCAATTATTTCACATGACGTCAGTTGTGTCCTTCAAGATCCAACGG GCGAAGTGAAAGGACGAATTCTTCAAGATGTTATTACAGATTATGGAAAGTTGATTCGAGTGGGGAGCATTCTTGTGTTGCGCCGACCAAGTGTTCTTCAGATGGTTCCAAGTTGCTTCGTCACCGTTACCAAAAAGTGTTTGATCGGAATTTTTTCGTCGCAAAACAATGAG ATTACCCAATTGCAAAAATTTGCAAAAGAAGATCTCATTACGTGGCTTACGGAACCGGTTGTTTATGGTGATCCGGTAATGACTGGGGAGGAAGCCAAAGAAGCTGAGGAAACCCCACTCACGTTATTTACTTCGGCTGCTTCAGCATTTGCAGCCACGTCAGCAATCCGACCGGGGGCTACTGCCAGCACCCACAAGCCATACGAACGACCTTCCACCTCATCCAATTACAACCGCCCGAGAGCACCAGTAAATCCGACACCTCGGCCTGTAATGAATGCGACGCCTCGGCCAGCAATAAAGCCTCGGCTACCAATCAGCTCCACGCCAAGACCATCGCATAATTCAATTGGGCAATCTTCTCGGCCGCCAACTAGTAACAGCAATCAATTCAGTTACAAATCACCATCAGCAATTATTTCGACACCTCGGCCTGCACCTTACGCTCCGCCCACTAGATCGTCGCCCGTCCCCGATGCCACTCCTACCATTCCAGCACAAGCCAAAACATGTGGAAACGCTACGGACGATCATTTTCTGTCCCAGTTTCTCCAGGGAGTCGATACGGACTCGTTGTTCGATGATTTTTAA